Sequence from the Bacillota bacterium genome:
GGTGAAAGCGTAAAAATGGAAGGCGCGCCCTCGCCCCCTGCACCAGCGGGGGGCTTTTTGTTACAGAGCAGGCAATATTCTTTCTGGAACCCCCTCATTTCCCCTTGACTTTACGCAGGTTAAACGCCTATAATCAATCAAGCGGTGAACGGGCAAGGTGTACGGATTGTTTGTGCCCCGCATCGGCTGTAAAACGGAAGGCAGGAGAGAGATGGCTCGAGAATTACCGAGGTTGAACGTTATTCTGGTGAAACCCTCCAAGTACGACGACGACGGCTACGTGATTCACCATGTACGGGGTGTTTTACCCTCGAACACATTGAACGCGCTGAACGGCTTGTTCCGCGACGCCGCGCAGAAAATGGGCATTACCATCGAGATGCACCTCATCGATGAGACCGTGCAGCTGGTGGTGCCGGAGAGGGTGATGCGCAAATGGGCGATTCCCGGCGTTCCCACGCTGGTCGGTCTGGTAGGCGTGCAAACGAATCAGTTTCCCCGCGCGGTGGATTTGGCACGGCGGTTCAAAAAACTCGGCGCGATGGTGATTATCGGCGGGTTCCACGTGAGCGGTTCGCTGGCGCTGTTGGGACTGACACCCGAGCTGCAGCAACTGCGTGAGGAGGGTATCAGTCTGTTCGCCGGGGAGATCGAGGGGCGCACGGAGGAGCTGTTGACCGATGCCCTCCACGGCAAGCTGAAGTCCATCTACTGGCTGGGCGAATTGCCCGACCTGTCGAAAGAGTGGGCAGCACCCCTGGTAGACGATACAGTGGCACGGCGGTTCATGCTGCCTTACGCCGGGACGATGGACACCTCGCGTGGGTGTGTGTTCAAGTGTTCGTTCTGTACCATCATCCATGTGCAGGGCAACTCGATGCGTTACCGTTCACCGGAGCTGATTGAGAAACATGTTCGAGAGCACTATCCTCGCATCAAACATTACTTCTTTACCGACGACAATATGTCGCGCAACCCTCGCTGGAGAGAGATTTTTGAGCGTCTCATCCAGATGCGAGAGCAGGAGGGCATACGCATTACCTTCATGATGCAGGTGGATGTGCCTTCCTACCGCATTCCCGATTTTGTAGACCTGGCCGCACGCGCAGGTTGCTCGCAAGTGTTTATCGGACTGGAGAGTCTGAACCCGGACAACCTGAAGGCGGCCTCGAAAGGACAGAATAAGCTGAACTTTTTCGAGGAGATGATACAGGCATGGCACCGCTACGGTATCGCCGTACACACCAGTTACATCATCGGCTTCCCCTTTGACACCGTGGAGTCGGTGCGGCGGGACATCACCACACTGATGGAGGTGGTGCAGCCCGATCAGGCGAGCTTCTTCATGCTCACTCCCCTGCCCGGCTCGGTAGACCACCTGGAGATGACCAAACGCGGAGAGTGGATGAGCCCGGACTTTAACGAGTACGACAGCTTCCACGCGGCGCAAAACCACCCGAACATGACCAGAGAGGAATGGTTCAACGTGTATCGGGAAGCGTGGAGGCGATTCTATTCGGTGGAGAATCTAATCAAGGTGCTCAACCGTGCGACGCCGGAATCGTACTGGGGTATCTTCAAGAACGCGGTATGGTACGCTTACGCCACTCACTGCGAAGAGGCGCACCCCATGATTATCGGCTTCTGGCGGCTGAAAGGGCGTACCGAACGCCGACCTACCTTCCCGATAGAGAGCCGGCTGGCGTATGCCTGGCGACGCACGAAGGATACCGTGGTGCTATCATGGCGGGTCGTCCAGCTGATACTCATGTTCGAAAAGATATGGCGCGCCACCTGGCTCACGAAGCGTACGGCGGAGTGGCGCGAGAGCGTTGCACAAGTCAAGGAGGCACAGGTGCAGCGTCAACAGCGCGCAATAGCTCGAGCGGTGGCTTTCTTTACTTATCTGCACCTGCGCATGGGGCAATCCCGTGAGGCGTGGCAGGATGCCTGGCACTTGCTGAAACGCGGCAAACTATGGCATCCTCGCCTCTATCTCAGCAGCATCTATGGAACCATGTTGGGTGTGTCGGAACTGATGACTCGCGGCTGGCTGTTCCTGATGAACCTCGTGTTGGAGACGTGATTGGATATATTAGGAGCTCCACTGTTGGGTTATGCCTTCACGCCTGTATACAACAGGGCGTTTTTAACCCCACAGTGTCGGTACGCCGTCCACGACAATCTTGCGGTCTCGGCTGATAAGAGGCACACGCAAGAATAAGGCAGTGGCTGCGATAATGCGGGCAGAGCACGCCACCCTCCGTCCCTGCGCAGTAGCATCCTCTACGAGTGTGCGCACGCTGCGCGGAAGACGTGGGTCTGCAACAAGTAACCACACCAGTGCGTGAGTGTCCAGAAGATACTCAATCATGTGATATCATCCCGCAGCTGGCTCCATATCTCATGCCTCACCGCATCTATTTCTTCCAGAGAGGGAGCAGGTGCAAGGTCACCACAGTATCCCCATAAGCGGAGTTCCCCTGTACCACCGAGCATTTTTTGTCGTCCGATCGTCTGTTCAAGATGCTCGGTCATCTGCCTCAGCAGGCGGAGTTGCTCGACAAGGGGAAGATGCATGACCTGTGCCATGACATCCTCGGCTGTAGGTGTCTGGTTCATTAGGCACCCCCTTCGTCCGTCAGTGCGCAAAACACACACTTGTCGGTCTGTTGCTTTACGGTTCCTTCGCCACCACATACGATTATACCTGTCCCTCTCATGGTGCTGCCAGCGCACTCTATTCTTTTTTCTGTTCCAGCAGCCACTGGATGACCTGTGCGCTGCTGTAGGCGGGGTCCCACGAGTTATGACCGATGCCGGGCAGTTCGGTATACTTGACCATCGTGGACCCTGCCTTCTTCAAAGCCTCCACCATCTCGCGCGAGAAAGAAGGCGGCACCACGTTGTCGGCATCGCCGTGAAACACCCATATCGGCACATTCTTGAGCTTTTCCGCATCGGCGGGATTGCCTCTTCCACAAATCGGCACCACCGCGGCAAAGGTGTGGGGATACCTGGCGGCCAGCTCCCAGCTGCCGAAACCACCCATGGACAAACCGGTCAGGTACACGCGCCTGGGGTCACACGAAAACTCCTTCATCGTCTGCTGGAGACACCGGTACGCCGCCTCCAGCACCTCTCCGTTCCACCACTTATCCGCAGGGCACTGCGGCATGACAACAATACAGGGAAAACGCTCTGGATACGAGCGTATCGCCGAACCGATACCTACCTGCGTTTGCCTCAAACCGTCGCTACCGCGCTCGCCTGCCCCGTGCAGAAAGAGGATGATGGGGTACCTGTTGGTGGGCGTGTAGTCGCGCGGCACGTAGACCACGTAGGGCATGGTGACGTTGTCTCCGGCGTACGTCCTGTTCAGGAAACCCGTCTCCAACGGCTTATCGGCCTGCGTGGTCGCGGTTGCCAGTAGCAACATCATGAGCCACATCATTCTCCTCCCTGTCGTTTTTGGGTTTGATTCGCGTTTGCTCGCAGAGTTACCTGCGAACAGGTTCTTGCAGGAGTCTCCATAGCACGGGCAGAAACCATGTAAGGACATTATCCCTTAGAGGCAGAAACACATGGCGAAACTGAGAATGTTGATTACTGCCACCGCCGATCAGGTCAAGGAACCCTTCCTGTGGCGGCTGGGCAAGGACTATAATGTGGTGGTGAACATCAAGCGAGCGAACTTTACCGAGGATGGCGGCTACGCCTATGTGGAGCTGGACGGTTCGGTGGAAGAGATACAAAGGGCAACAGCGTGGCTGCAAACGACCGGCATGATTATCGAGCCGGAAGACAGGTCGCTCTTCCCCGAGAACAAGCCCGGATAGCAATGACCGACGCGCCTTATATCGTTGGGGTGGACATCGGCGGTACGAAGGTGGCATGTGTGCTGGCGGATGTGGAGGGGAACATCCTCGCCCGACAGTGGCAGCCAACCCGCGCCGGTGAAGGCTGGCAGGTAGTGGTTCAGCAGCTGTTCGAGATGACTGAACGGGTGCTGGAAGGGGTATCTCCTCACCAGGTGCGCGGCATCGGCATCTCGTGTGGAGGTCCGCTGGACAGCCAGAGAGGGGTCGTTTACTCGCCGCCGAACCTGCCGGGCTGGGATGCTGTGCCGATCAAGCAGGTCTTTGAAGACCACTTCGGGTTGCCCGCGCGCCTCGAAAACGATGCCAACGCCACCGCTCTGGCGGAGCACCGCTTTGGCGCAGGGCGTGGCACGCGCAACATGGTGTTCATGACGTGGGGCACGGGCGTCGGCGGGGGACTGGTGCTGGACGGCAGGCTCTATCGCGGCACCAACGACCTTGCCGGTGAGATTGGGCATACCACTGTCCTGCTGGACGGTCCGTTGTGCGGCTGCGGCAAACGAGGGTGTCTGGAGGCTCTGGCTTCGGGACCCTCTATTGCCCGCCGTGCGAGGGAGCTGGCCGGGGAATCGCCGGAAAGCCTCATCTGGCAGCGAACCTCCCCCAACGAGGTCACTGCACAGCACGTGGTAGAGGCGGCACACGCGGGAGATACCTTCGCACGGTTTGTGCTGGCAGAGGCGGGAACCTACATGGGTATCGGCATCGCGAACGTGGCGCAGATATTAAACCCCGAGCGGGTGGTTCTGGGTACCATCGCCGTCAAAGCCGGTGACCTGGTGCTGGAACCGTTGCGTCAAGCACTGCAGGTGCACGCCTGGAGCAGAGTGCGCGAGGTGCTGCAGGTGGTGCCTGCCGAACTGGGCGACCGCGCGCAGGACCTGGCGGCGGTGTGCCTGTGGCTGGAAGACTAGCACGAGAGCGCATGGGGACTGGTGTCCTCCGCAGCCTTCAAAGCTGTCTGCGGGGTGGGTTGCCCCCGTCCCGGGTGGGTTCGATTCCCACGCGCTCTCGCCACATCGGGAGGAACGGACGATGGAAGGCGAAGCTCCTGCGAACCGCTTGACATGGGCAACCATCGTGTTTGCCTTTGTGGGCTCGGTGGTGATGTACGGTGTGCTGGCGTACATGCTGCAGCAGAGTGGCGACCGCCCATCTGCCTCCGGGCTGGAAGCGATGCGTTTGCCAACCACTCTGCTGGGCGTTGCCTCTCTAGTGGCTTCGGTGGTGTGGGCGCAATCGCGCCTTGCCGTTCGCGGGGAGTACGCCTCCGTCACCACAGATATTCCCACTCCCAAGCAGTTTATCGTGCATACCTTAATCGCTCTGAGCTTTGCCGAAGCCTGCGCCGTGTTCGGGCTGCTGCTTTTCTTCGTGGGAGCGTCCTTCACCGATTTTCTGATGTTCGCCGTTCCCAGTGTAGGTGTGATGCTGTTCTTTGTGCTTCCCAAAGGCAGCGCATACTGGACGGCATGGGAAAGCCGCCGGGAGGAGTAGTTGCTGAATCTGGAGCGGGTGGAAGAGGCTATCCAGCGAGCCACCCAGCGACCAGAGCTGGACGACACCGCATTACTATTGTGGCTGCGCCGCGAGTTTGACCCGTCCATCGCCTCCCAGGCGGTGCAGCAGATACACCTGCGCCACCGTGCAAAGCAGAAGTTCTCCCGCGCCGAGCAGATGTGGTTTACACCCGAAGGTCTGGAGCAAAGCTCTTCGGAAATAGTCGCTACCTATCATGCCTCGCGCTTTCCCGAAAAGGAGCTGGTGGTGGACGCAGGCTGCGGTATCGGAGGCGACCTCATTGCTCTGGGTGGGCGCGGCGAGACGGTCGGTGTGGAACGCGATGCACTCAGCATCCACTTCGCCAAGCGCAACACGGAAGTGTATGCGGTGGAATCCTGCTGTCACCTGATTCATGCTGACCTTTTGCGCCTGCGGCTGGAGGAGGCTCCCTTCCTGTTCATCGACCCGGCACGGCGTGCGGAGCACAGGCGGTGGTCATCGCCGGACAAATGGCAGCCGGACTGGGCAACGGTGTGTCGTCTGGCAAAGAGCGTGCAGGGCGCACTGGTGAAGACAACGCCCGCGCTGCCCATGTCGTACATACCGCCAGATGCCGAACGAGAGTACATCTCCGTGGACAGAGAATGCCGGGAACTATTGCTGGCTTTCGGAGAGTGCAGGCAGGGGAGGTCAAATAGTGCGCTCATCCTTCCCGAAAAGGCAAGGCTGACCTCTGCCGGCTCCCCTGCCCCACCCATCCATACGCCGATGGACTGGATATACGACCCGGACCCCGCAGTGGTTGCTGCGCACCTATTGCCAGAGCTGGCTCAAGTGCTCGGTGGTTATCTTCTGCACCCCCAGATTGCCTACCTGACCTCCGCCAACCTCATACCCACGCCCTTTGCCCGCGCCTACCGGGTGCTGGAGCACTTTGCGTATTCCCGCAAGAGGCTTTTCGAGCGACTGCGCGCCCTGAAAGCAGGCAGTATCACGGTGAAAAAGCGCGGAGTGGCTGTGGAGCCAGAACAGCTGACGCGCGCGTGGAAACCCGCAGGCGACAGGGCAGTCACCGTGCTGATGTACCGAACCGATTCGGGAGTCACGGCGGTGCTCGCAGAGGATACGGGATTTGCTAACAGCTAACAACT
This genomic interval carries:
- a CDS encoding radical SAM protein, whose protein sequence is MARELPRLNVILVKPSKYDDDGYVIHHVRGVLPSNTLNALNGLFRDAAQKMGITIEMHLIDETVQLVVPERVMRKWAIPGVPTLVGLVGVQTNQFPRAVDLARRFKKLGAMVIIGGFHVSGSLALLGLTPELQQLREEGISLFAGEIEGRTEELLTDALHGKLKSIYWLGELPDLSKEWAAPLVDDTVARRFMLPYAGTMDTSRGCVFKCSFCTIIHVQGNSMRYRSPELIEKHVREHYPRIKHYFFTDDNMSRNPRWREIFERLIQMREQEGIRITFMMQVDVPSYRIPDFVDLAARAGCSQVFIGLESLNPDNLKAASKGQNKLNFFEEMIQAWHRYGIAVHTSYIIGFPFDTVESVRRDITTLMEVVQPDQASFFMLTPLPGSVDHLEMTKRGEWMSPDFNEYDSFHAAQNHPNMTREEWFNVYREAWRRFYSVENLIKVLNRATPESYWGIFKNAVWYAYATHCEEAHPMIIGFWRLKGRTERRPTFPIESRLAYAWRRTKDTVVLSWRVVQLILMFEKIWRATWLTKRTAEWRESVAQVKEAQVQRQQRAIARAVAFFTYLHLRMGQSREAWQDAWHLLKRGKLWHPRLYLSSIYGTMLGVSELMTRGWLFLMNLVLET
- a CDS encoding prolyl oligopeptidase family serine peptidase, which codes for MMWLMMLLLATATTQADKPLETGFLNRTYAGDNVTMPYVVYVPRDYTPTNRYPIILFLHGAGERGSDGLRQTQVGIGSAIRSYPERFPCIVVMPQCPADKWWNGEVLEAAYRCLQQTMKEFSCDPRRVYLTGLSMGGFGSWELAARYPHTFAAVVPICGRGNPADAEKLKNVPIWVFHGDADNVVPPSFSREMVEALKKAGSTMVKYTELPGIGHNSWDPAYSSAQVIQWLLEQKKE
- a CDS encoding NIL domain-containing protein; protein product: MAKLRMLITATADQVKEPFLWRLGKDYNVVVNIKRANFTEDGGYAYVELDGSVEEIQRATAWLQTTGMIIEPEDRSLFPENKPG
- a CDS encoding ROK family protein, with the translated sequence MTDAPYIVGVDIGGTKVACVLADVEGNILARQWQPTRAGEGWQVVVQQLFEMTERVLEGVSPHQVRGIGISCGGPLDSQRGVVYSPPNLPGWDAVPIKQVFEDHFGLPARLENDANATALAEHRFGAGRGTRNMVFMTWGTGVGGGLVLDGRLYRGTNDLAGEIGHTTVLLDGPLCGCGKRGCLEALASGPSIARRARELAGESPESLIWQRTSPNEVTAQHVVEAAHAGDTFARFVLAEAGTYMGIGIANVAQILNPERVVLGTIAVKAGDLVLEPLRQALQVHAWSRVREVLQVVPAELGDRAQDLAAVCLWLED